A genome region from bacterium includes the following:
- a CDS encoding response regulator transcription factor has translation MKPASILIVEDDEKTAATIRLYLENAGFLASIAMDGAEALQAVHLQSPDLLILDLMLPKVDGLTLCHQLRQFSEVPVILLTARTEEEDKLRGLQSGADDYVTKPFSPRELIARVKAVLRRTRKSGEKEQKQFDCGDLHIDFERHEVRVRGSLVPLTPTEFRLLEIFSRAPERVFSRQELLERAFDSDFEGLDRTVDAHIMNLRKKIESDRSQPSRIVTVFGLGYKFSAGSNVP, from the coding sequence ATGAAACCCGCCAGCATTCTGATTGTTGAGGACGATGAAAAAACCGCGGCAACGATCCGGTTGTATCTGGAGAATGCTGGTTTCTTAGCCTCCATCGCAATGGACGGCGCGGAAGCGTTACAAGCAGTTCACTTACAATCACCCGATCTTCTCATTCTCGATTTAATGCTGCCGAAAGTGGATGGATTGACCCTATGCCATCAGCTCAGACAATTCTCGGAAGTGCCGGTCATCCTGTTGACTGCGCGGACCGAAGAAGAAGATAAGCTTCGCGGCCTGCAGTCAGGAGCGGACGACTACGTTACGAAACCTTTCAGTCCGCGTGAGCTGATTGCGCGCGTAAAAGCCGTGCTGCGTCGCACACGAAAATCGGGCGAAAAAGAACAAAAACAATTTGATTGCGGTGATTTGCATATCGACTTTGAACGCCATGAAGTTCGCGTGCGCGGTTCGCTGGTTCCCTTAACGCCAACGGAGTTCAGACTATTGGAGATTTTTAGCAGAGCACCGGAGCGCGTATTTTCTCGACAAGAGCTTTTGGAGCGAGCCTTTGATTCCGACTTTGAGGGCCTGGATCGAACGGTCGACGCGCACATCATGAATTTACGAAAGAAAATTGAGTCCGATCGGAGCCAGCCCTCACGGATCGTTACGGTATTCGGCCTGGGCTATAAGTTTTCAGCAGGATCGAATGTTCCATAG